One Desulfatiglans anilini DSM 4660 DNA window includes the following coding sequences:
- the rseP gene encoding RIP metalloprotease RseP yields MHYLIYYVLPFVVVLGVLIFFHELGHFLVAKLYGVKVLKFSLGFGPKLTGFKRGDTEYLISAVPLGGYVKMLGEKDDEEDEGPLSAEEAARSFSNQTVGRRIAIVAAGPVFNLLLALVIFCLTFLVSGAQVLVPEVGQVREGSPAETAGFQKNDMIVAVDGIAVDTWEQVQEMVKHHEENEMTFTLQRDGAMLEVRVRPEVTTIENIFGEEVRTALIGIVSSGAFKTVPLGPLQAVWEGARRTWEMVVLTWMTIVKLFERVVPIETLGGPILIGQMTGQLAQENWTYLFPFMAVISVNLGILNLLPVPILDGGVILILLVEWVIRKPISPKAKEMAQKAGLFVLLMLMAIVFYNDISRLLQ; encoded by the coding sequence ATGCATTATCTCATTTATTATGTGCTGCCTTTCGTCGTCGTCCTCGGCGTCCTCATATTCTTCCACGAGTTGGGGCATTTCCTCGTTGCGAAGCTTTACGGGGTCAAGGTCCTCAAATTCTCACTCGGGTTCGGCCCCAAACTCACAGGATTCAAGCGGGGAGACACCGAATATCTGATTTCGGCGGTCCCCCTCGGCGGGTACGTCAAGATGCTAGGTGAAAAGGACGACGAGGAGGACGAAGGGCCCCTGAGCGCCGAGGAGGCCGCCCGTTCCTTCAGCAACCAAACGGTCGGCAGGCGGATCGCCATCGTGGCCGCGGGTCCGGTCTTCAATCTGCTGCTTGCCCTTGTCATTTTCTGCCTCACTTTTCTGGTATCGGGTGCGCAGGTGCTGGTGCCGGAGGTGGGCCAGGTGCGGGAAGGTTCCCCGGCCGAAACCGCCGGCTTCCAGAAAAACGACATGATCGTGGCCGTAGACGGCATCGCCGTCGACACCTGGGAACAGGTCCAGGAGATGGTGAAGCATCATGAAGAAAATGAGATGACCTTCACTCTTCAACGGGATGGAGCGATGCTCGAAGTGCGTGTGCGCCCTGAAGTGACGACCATTGAAAACATCTTCGGCGAGGAGGTCCGTACTGCGTTGATCGGCATCGTATCATCCGGCGCCTTCAAAACCGTCCCGCTCGGCCCGCTGCAGGCGGTCTGGGAGGGGGCCCGGCGCACCTGGGAAATGGTTGTGTTGACCTGGATGACCATCGTCAAACTGTTCGAACGGGTGGTCCCCATAGAAACGCTGGGTGGACCGATCCTCATAGGGCAGATGACAGGGCAGCTGGCGCAGGAGAACTGGACCTATCTTTTCCCGTTCATGGCGGTGATCAGCGTAAACCTCGGCATCCTGAACCTCCTGCCCGTCCCGATCCTCGACGGCGGCGTCATCCTGATCCTCCTGGTCGAGTGGGTCATCCGCAAGCCCATCAGCCCCAAGGCCAAAGAGATGGCTCAAAAGGCCGGCCTTTTCGTCCTGCTCATGCTGATGGCCATCGTGTTCTACAATGACATCAGCAGGCTGCTGCAGTAG
- the tsaB gene encoding tRNA (adenosine(37)-N6)-threonylcarbamoyltransferase complex dimerization subunit type 1 TsaB, with the protein MLLAVDTSTTRFSMAIMDLDGSIVAEYSAAGEKNRFVHLMPALNFLLESAQIGLREVRCLGVALGPGSFTGLRVGLALTKGLAHALGIPLVGVPSLMAVAAQAPPTGLPVMPLLDSRRGEFFTALFKAGGDGDIVRLAPDRAVKADNLPACFEDPVLLIGNDFRRQAPLAEKDPEGWATPALPHLWGIRAAGAGRLALKRFLAGDTDDPWALAPLYLRPPDIRPPAEGPRVPDSEGH; encoded by the coding sequence ATGCTCCTGGCCGTTGACACATCCACCACCCGGTTTTCCATGGCGATCATGGACCTGGATGGGTCCATCGTTGCAGAGTATTCCGCTGCCGGTGAAAAAAACCGGTTCGTTCATCTGATGCCCGCCCTGAATTTTCTGCTCGAGTCGGCGCAGATCGGGCTCCGAGAGGTCCGATGCCTCGGTGTGGCCCTCGGACCGGGCAGTTTCACAGGACTGCGCGTGGGGCTTGCGCTGACCAAAGGGTTGGCCCATGCCCTCGGAATACCCCTCGTCGGAGTCCCGAGCCTGATGGCGGTGGCTGCCCAGGCCCCGCCAACCGGGCTTCCGGTCATGCCCCTGCTGGACTCCCGCCGCGGCGAGTTCTTTACGGCCCTTTTCAAGGCGGGAGGCGACGGCGATATCGTCCGGCTCGCTCCTGACCGCGCTGTAAAGGCCGACAACCTGCCTGCCTGCTTCGAGGATCCGGTCCTTCTGATCGGGAATGATTTTCGCCGGCAGGCCCCCCTGGCCGAGAAGGATCCTGAAGGTTGGGCCACGCCGGCCCTGCCGCATCTCTGGGGGATTCGGGCCGCCGGTGCCGGCCGTTTGGCCCTGAAGCGGTTTCTTGCCGGAGACACGGATGATCCGTGGGCGCTCGCTCCGCTCTACCTCAGGCCGCCGGACATCAGACCCCCTGCCGAGGGCCCGCGCGTGCCGGATTCAGAAGGGCATTGA
- a CDS encoding phosphatidylserine decarboxylase family protein, protein MEASRIHNRWPIAREGLPFILIAAGLTGFTALLGWTWLSVLLGILTLFVTSFFRDPERISSAAPHAVLSPADGRILKVEHIESPDNPLKAPAEKVSIFMTVFNVHVNRIPVSATILETIYSPGKFFSADLDKASDENEKNSLVLATRDGRKLVVVQIAGLIARRIACWVKPGDFLNAGERFGLIRFGSRLEVFVPAGSAIVAAPGRKVRAGETVIGYLDGPSESER, encoded by the coding sequence TTGGAAGCCTCACGGATCCATAACCGCTGGCCGATTGCACGCGAAGGTCTGCCCTTCATTCTGATCGCCGCCGGCCTGACCGGCTTCACCGCCCTGCTCGGCTGGACGTGGCTCAGTGTTCTTTTGGGCATTTTGACCCTCTTCGTCACTTCTTTTTTCAGGGACCCCGAAAGGATCTCGAGTGCAGCGCCCCATGCCGTTCTGAGCCCCGCCGATGGAAGGATCCTGAAGGTCGAACATATCGAATCGCCCGATAACCCGTTGAAGGCGCCCGCTGAAAAGGTCAGCATCTTTATGACGGTCTTCAACGTGCACGTCAACCGCATCCCTGTTTCGGCCACCATCCTCGAAACCATTTACAGTCCGGGGAAGTTCTTTTCCGCCGATCTTGACAAGGCCTCCGACGAAAACGAAAAGAACAGCCTCGTCCTCGCCACCCGGGACGGCCGGAAACTGGTCGTCGTTCAGATCGCCGGACTCATCGCCCGACGCATCGCCTGTTGGGTGAAGCCGGGCGATTTTCTGAATGCAGGCGAGCGTTTCGGACTGATCCGCTTCGGATCCAGGCTCGAGGTCTTTGTCCCCGCCGGATCAGCGATTGTCGCCGCGCCGGGTCGAAAAGTCAGGGCGGGCGAAACCGTGATCGGGTACCTCGACGGGCCGTCTGAAAGTGAACGCTAA
- the pssA gene encoding CDP-diacylglycerol--serine O-phosphatidyltransferase, with amino-acid sequence MKTRRKKRPQHREKKGIYVLPNLFTTASLFSGFYAIIATMQERFETAAAAILISCVFDALDGKIARFTHTTSHFGSEYDSLCDLVAFGVAPGLLAYQWALAPFGRLGWIAAFLYLVCGALRLARFNVQKNTVDPGYFRGLPIPGAAGFVASLVLFTSVFSFDGRAFPFLFILCVYILSFLMVSTINYPSFKGLELRKQRPFSALVAVILTLIVIVYQPKIMLFLILTLYLLSGPFLMIYRRRTREVTKARGEDLSASAGDETQTQEESDTHRLRHIIK; translated from the coding sequence ATGAAGACCAGGCGCAAGAAAAGACCGCAACATAGGGAAAAGAAGGGGATTTACGTCTTACCCAATCTCTTCACCACGGCCAGCCTTTTCAGCGGATTTTACGCGATCATCGCTACTATGCAGGAGCGCTTCGAAACCGCTGCAGCAGCCATTCTGATCTCTTGCGTCTTCGACGCGCTCGATGGCAAGATCGCCCGTTTCACCCACACGACCAGCCATTTCGGCTCCGAATACGATTCTCTCTGCGATCTTGTCGCCTTCGGCGTCGCACCGGGGCTCCTGGCCTACCAGTGGGCCCTTGCACCTTTCGGGCGCCTGGGCTGGATCGCGGCCTTCCTCTACCTGGTCTGCGGCGCCCTCAGGCTCGCGCGCTTCAATGTCCAGAAGAACACTGTAGATCCAGGTTATTTTCGGGGCCTTCCAATCCCCGGAGCAGCGGGCTTCGTTGCCTCACTGGTTCTCTTCACATCCGTCTTCAGTTTCGACGGCCGGGCCTTTCCGTTTCTTTTCATCCTTTGCGTCTATATCCTCTCTTTTCTGATGGTGAGCACCATCAACTATCCCAGTTTCAAAGGCCTGGAACTCCGAAAGCAAAGGCCGTTCAGCGCTCTGGTGGCCGTAATCCTGACGCTGATCGTCATCGTCTACCAGCCCAAGATCATGCTTTTTCTGATCCTGACGCTCTACCTGCTTTCAGGGCCGTTCCTCATGATCTACCGCCGAAGGACGAGGGAGGTCACGAAAGCGCGGGGGGAGGACCTCTCCGCCAGCGCAGGAGATGAAACCCAAACGCAGGAAGAGTCCGACACCCATCGTCTGCGGCACATCATTAAATGA
- the rsmD gene encoding 16S rRNA (guanine(966)-N(2))-methyltransferase RsmD, whose product MRITGGQLTGLRLHSPRGRDIRPTSDRVREALFNILGQQLHDLHVLDLFAGTGVLGLEALSRGAAEACFVDRSQHSRELILQNLAHCRFQEQGRFLQHDLLCGLPADLLEPPVTFDLVFLDPPYLLQGSVETLETAAMKGILSPGALAVIETSRRTAPPESIHWLRAVDTRIYGDTRLTFYQTVEEEKI is encoded by the coding sequence ATGAGGATTACAGGAGGACAACTGACCGGGCTGCGGCTTCATTCCCCGCGTGGCCGCGACATTCGGCCGACGTCGGACCGTGTCCGGGAGGCGCTCTTCAATATCCTGGGGCAACAGCTTCATGATCTGCATGTGCTGGATCTTTTCGCCGGGACGGGGGTTCTTGGTCTGGAAGCCCTCAGCCGGGGCGCAGCCGAGGCCTGTTTCGTCGATCGTTCCCAGCACTCCCGCGAGCTTATCCTGCAGAACCTGGCGCACTGCCGCTTCCAGGAACAGGGCAGGTTCCTGCAGCATGACCTCCTCTGCGGGCTGCCCGCAGATCTACTCGAACCGCCCGTCACCTTCGATCTGGTGTTTTTAGACCCGCCTTACCTCCTGCAAGGCTCGGTCGAGACCCTGGAAACCGCTGCGATGAAGGGCATCTTGAGCCCGGGGGCGCTGGCGGTGATCGAGACCTCGCGCAGAACGGCACCGCCTGAATCGATCCATTGGCTTCGGGCTGTGGACACTCGAATTTACGGAGATACCCGTCTCACGTTTTATCAGACTGTCGAAGAGGAAAAGATATGA
- the coaD gene encoding pantetheine-phosphate adenylyltransferase, with amino-acid sequence MSEKSAIYPGTFDPVTNGHISIIKRGLKIFDKVIVAILRNSQKTPLFSLEERMTMIRESLKAYPNVEVDSFEGLLVDYAVRKNCRVILRGLRAMSDFEYEFQLALINRKLNRNVQSIFLVTDYKWFYTSSTIIKEAASLGGDISSLIPPLVHQKLKEKFAALKNT; translated from the coding sequence ATGAGCGAAAAATCCGCCATCTACCCGGGCACCTTCGACCCCGTCACCAATGGACACATCAGCATCATCAAGAGGGGCCTCAAGATTTTCGACAAGGTCATCGTCGCCATTTTGAGAAACTCCCAGAAGACGCCCCTTTTTTCTCTGGAAGAACGGATGACAATGATCCGGGAGTCGCTGAAGGCTTATCCGAACGTCGAGGTGGACAGTTTTGAGGGGCTGCTCGTAGATTATGCCGTACGGAAAAACTGCAGGGTCATTCTTCGGGGCCTGCGGGCCATGTCCGATTTTGAATATGAATTCCAGCTGGCGCTGATCAATCGTAAGTTGAATCGAAATGTCCAGTCCATTTTTCTGGTCACCGATTACAAATGGTTCTATACGAGTTCGACCATCATCAAGGAAGCCGCCAGCCTGGGAGGCGATATCAGCAGTCTGATCCCGCCCCTGGTCCATCAAAAATTGAAGGAAAAATTCGCCGCCTTAAAAAACACTTGA
- a CDS encoding integration host factor subunit alpha: protein MALTKEKIINTIYHQVGLSKSQSRAVVEQLLEIVKTTLESGEDLLISGFGKFVVKEKSERRGRNPQTTEDLQLRARRVIVFKTSGVLRNRINEAATER from the coding sequence TTGGCTTTGACCAAAGAAAAAATCATCAACACCATTTATCATCAGGTGGGACTCAGCAAGAGCCAATCGCGGGCCGTGGTAGAACAGCTTCTGGAGATCGTCAAGACTACCTTGGAAAGCGGTGAAGACCTCCTTATCAGCGGCTTCGGCAAGTTTGTCGTCAAGGAGAAGTCTGAAAGGCGCGGGCGCAACCCTCAGACCACGGAGGACCTTCAGCTCCGGGCCCGCAGGGTGATCGTCTTCAAAACCTCGGGTGTACTTCGAAACAGGATCAACGAGGCCGCTACAGAGCGGTGA
- a CDS encoding septal ring lytic transglycosylase RlpA family protein: MEAMLSRHRIHESAESGAESRSAASRASWAVLLAVVCLFSACATRPDTVKPPGDAGPPSSVTLLPPSQRPYTINGETYYPLPSASGYMETGKASWYGHPFHGRRTSSGETYDMHKVSAAHKVLPLGTYVLVENLANGKNIVLRINDRGPFVKGRIIDLSYAAASAIDIVSPGVADVRVTALAKEVGRDRSRTGIPKPVLEPKDFSRGAFTVQAGAFKDKENAARVAERLRAWFDKVDIDVSAHPEAGTLYRVRVSQAQSLFEAQAIERRLESLGFEEAFVTAL, from the coding sequence ATGGAAGCCATGCTTTCCCGCCATCGGATCCATGAATCGGCTGAAAGCGGAGCGGAGTCGCGGTCGGCTGCATCGCGTGCCTCCTGGGCAGTGCTTCTGGCTGTCGTTTGCCTGTTCTCGGCCTGCGCCACCCGCCCCGACACGGTCAAGCCGCCGGGAGATGCGGGTCCGCCGTCGTCTGTGACCCTGTTGCCCCCTTCACAGCGCCCCTACACGATCAACGGCGAGACCTATTACCCTTTGCCGAGCGCGTCCGGATATATGGAGACCGGCAAGGCCTCCTGGTACGGGCATCCATTTCATGGTAGACGGACATCGAGTGGGGAAACCTACGATATGCACAAGGTCAGCGCGGCCCATAAGGTGCTTCCCCTGGGGACGTACGTTCTGGTTGAAAATCTGGCGAATGGGAAGAACATCGTCCTCAGGATCAACGACAGGGGGCCTTTTGTGAAAGGGCGGATCATCGATCTGTCCTACGCCGCTGCAAGCGCGATCGATATAGTCAGCCCTGGCGTGGCGGATGTGAGGGTTACGGCGCTGGCGAAAGAGGTGGGGCGTGATCGCTCGCGGACGGGCATCCCGAAACCCGTTCTCGAGCCAAAGGATTTCAGCCGGGGGGCCTTCACCGTTCAGGCGGGCGCATTCAAAGACAAAGAAAATGCTGCGCGGGTTGCCGAGCGGCTGCGGGCATGGTTCGACAAGGTGGATATCGACGTTTCGGCCCACCCGGAAGCGGGAACGCTCTACCGGGTGCGCGTTTCCCAGGCCCAGTCGCTCTTCGAAGCACAGGCGATCGAGCGCCGGCTCGAATCGCTCGGGTTCGAAGAGGCCTTCGTCACCGCTCTGTAG
- a CDS encoding 3-oxoacyl-ACP reductase family protein → MKLKDKVAVVTGSSRGVGKAVALGFAKEGAKVVVNYTSNEKAANEVVDAIKAMGSDAIAVKADVASKADAERLIASGVDAFGRIDALVNNAGFTRPAMMLKMTEEEWDQVVDIHLKGAFLCGQAAARRMKDQNSGKIINVTSVAGLVGTVGQINYSAAKGGLLSMTKSMARELARYNICANVISLGIVATDMTEKIRTDDKLKEIYMNRILLKRFAEAEDIAPAFVFLASDDANYITGQLLCVDGGYGMI, encoded by the coding sequence ATGAAATTGAAAGACAAAGTCGCCGTAGTCACTGGAAGCAGCCGGGGCGTCGGGAAGGCCGTCGCACTGGGTTTCGCCAAAGAGGGAGCCAAGGTGGTGGTCAATTACACCTCGAACGAGAAAGCCGCCAACGAGGTGGTGGATGCCATCAAGGCCATGGGCAGCGATGCCATCGCCGTCAAGGCGGATGTCGCGTCCAAGGCCGACGCCGAACGCTTGATCGCGAGCGGCGTCGATGCGTTCGGGCGCATCGACGCCCTGGTCAACAACGCCGGATTCACCCGTCCGGCCATGATGCTGAAGATGACCGAGGAGGAATGGGATCAGGTCGTCGACATCCACCTCAAGGGTGCCTTCCTTTGCGGCCAGGCCGCTGCCCGCCGCATGAAAGATCAGAACAGCGGGAAGATCATCAACGTAACCTCCGTGGCCGGCCTGGTCGGCACCGTCGGGCAGATCAATTACAGTGCCGCCAAGGGTGGACTTCTCAGCATGACGAAATCCATGGCGCGTGAACTGGCGCGCTACAATATCTGCGCCAATGTCATCTCCCTGGGCATCGTCGCGACCGACATGACGGAAAAAATCAGAACCGATGACAAGCTCAAAGAGATCTACATGAACCGCATCCTGCTCAAGCGTTTCGCGGAAGCAGAAGATATCGCACCCGCCTTTGTCTTTCTGGCTTCGGATGACGCCAATTACATCACGGGTCAGCTTCTATGTGTAGATGGGGGCTATGGGATGATCTAG
- the had gene encoding 6-hydroxycyclohex-1-ene-1-carbonyl-CoA dehydrogenase, with translation MAGVPDKIQTWQMVQPTVFNRETKETTPGKLQKTEIPVPELQPGEVLVEVAGCGVCHTDLGYFYDGVPTVVTPPLTLGHEISGTVVAGDEQWIGKEVIIPAVMPCRKCILCKTRRGNRCMDQKMPGNSLGIYGGFSSHIPVPSIDLCEIKNRGKFELSHLAVVADAATTPYQAAKRAELEPGDNVIVVGITGGVGQYMGQVAKALGARTVIGIARNQEKLERSLKFGADFIINSTGKDAKAVSKEFRGLCKQNGLPNTGWKIFEVTGAKGGQEIALTLLGFTGKLIVVGFGLAKTEYAIGRLMAFDAEIIGTWGCLPEYYPAVLDMVLTGKINLEEFVEVRPMSTIAETFAEAHKVPPMKRIVLTPDF, from the coding sequence ATGGCTGGAGTACCCGACAAGATTCAGACCTGGCAAATGGTGCAACCGACCGTCTTCAACAGGGAGACCAAAGAAACCACTCCCGGCAAATTACAGAAAACCGAAATCCCCGTTCCCGAGCTGCAGCCCGGAGAGGTCCTGGTCGAAGTGGCCGGCTGCGGCGTCTGCCACACAGACCTCGGTTATTTCTATGACGGCGTCCCCACCGTGGTCACCCCCCCTCTGACCCTGGGACATGAGATCTCGGGCACGGTGGTCGCCGGCGATGAGCAGTGGATCGGCAAAGAGGTCATCATCCCGGCGGTCATGCCTTGCCGTAAGTGCATCCTCTGCAAGACCCGGCGCGGAAACCGCTGCATGGATCAGAAGATGCCCGGCAACAGCCTCGGAATCTATGGCGGCTTTTCGAGCCACATTCCCGTCCCGAGCATCGACCTGTGTGAAATCAAGAATCGCGGCAAGTTCGAGCTCTCCCATCTGGCGGTCGTGGCGGATGCTGCGACGACCCCCTATCAGGCCGCCAAGCGCGCCGAACTCGAACCCGGTGACAATGTCATCGTCGTCGGCATCACCGGCGGTGTAGGCCAGTACATGGGTCAGGTCGCCAAGGCCCTCGGGGCCCGCACGGTCATCGGAATCGCCCGGAACCAGGAAAAGCTCGAACGCTCGCTCAAGTTCGGGGCCGATTTCATCATCAACTCCACCGGCAAGGATGCCAAGGCCGTCTCGAAGGAATTCCGCGGGCTGTGCAAACAAAACGGTCTTCCCAACACCGGCTGGAAGATCTTCGAGGTGACGGGCGCCAAAGGCGGCCAGGAAATCGCGCTAACCCTGCTCGGCTTCACCGGCAAGCTTATCGTCGTCGGGTTCGGCCTGGCCAAGACGGAATACGCGATCGGGCGCCTCATGGCCTTCGACGCCGAGATCATCGGGACCTGGGGCTGCCTCCCCGAATACTACCCCGCCGTGCTGGACATGGTCCTGACTGGAAAGATCAATCTCGAGGAGTTCGTGGAGGTCCGCCCCATGAGCACCATCGCTGAAACCTTTGCCGAAGCACACAAGGTGCCACCCATGAAACGGATCGTCCTGACCCCCGACTTCTGA
- the oah gene encoding 6-oxocyclohex-1-ene-1-carbonyl-CoA hydratase, translated as MKDHMLHTDVHWGTEAPCTVYEKRPLKDPKGNVVDGLYVAWIRLNNPKQYNSYTTEMVKGVIAGFENASLDRSVVAAVFTGTGPFAFCTGGNTKEYSEYYSLRSDEYGQYMELFNHMVDSILACKKPVICRVNGMRVAGGQEIGMACDLAVSSDLAIFGQAGPKHGSAPVGGASDFLPWYLSIEDAMWNCISCEMWSAYKMKAKNLISKVVPVLKVDGKWVRNPMIVTEDYVKDGEIVYGEYKTGDAAKEARAFVKEHQPNADFELLDKEVDRITWTFANLFPGCLIESIDSVRQKKKFFWDTMKNAHRHWLAANMGGEAFLGFGAFNTKKITNQDTIDFLKFRQNIAQCKNWDLDMFAEVLGKPAK; from the coding sequence ATGAAGGATCACATGCTGCACACGGACGTGCACTGGGGCACGGAAGCCCCCTGCACGGTCTATGAGAAGCGGCCTTTGAAGGATCCCAAGGGGAACGTGGTGGACGGCCTCTATGTCGCCTGGATCCGCCTCAACAACCCGAAGCAGTACAACTCTTACACGACCGAAATGGTCAAGGGCGTCATCGCCGGTTTCGAGAACGCCTCCCTCGACAGAAGCGTGGTGGCTGCGGTTTTCACCGGCACCGGCCCCTTTGCCTTCTGCACCGGCGGCAACACCAAGGAATACAGCGAGTATTACAGCCTCCGCTCGGATGAGTACGGCCAGTACATGGAGCTTTTCAACCACATGGTCGACTCCATCCTCGCCTGCAAAAAGCCGGTCATCTGCCGCGTCAACGGGATGCGGGTCGCCGGCGGCCAGGAGATCGGGATGGCCTGCGACCTGGCGGTGTCCTCCGACCTCGCCATCTTCGGCCAGGCCGGTCCGAAGCACGGCTCCGCCCCGGTCGGCGGCGCCTCGGACTTCCTGCCCTGGTACCTGAGCATCGAGGACGCCATGTGGAACTGCATCTCCTGCGAGATGTGGTCCGCCTACAAGATGAAGGCCAAGAACCTGATCAGCAAGGTCGTCCCCGTGTTGAAGGTAGACGGGAAATGGGTGCGCAACCCCATGATCGTCACGGAAGACTACGTCAAGGATGGCGAGATCGTCTACGGCGAGTACAAGACCGGCGACGCGGCGAAAGAGGCCCGCGCCTTCGTCAAAGAGCATCAGCCCAATGCCGACTTCGAGCTGCTCGACAAGGAAGTGGACCGGATTACCTGGACCTTCGCCAATCTCTTCCCCGGATGCCTGATCGAATCGATCGACAGTGTCCGCCAGAAGAAGAAGTTCTTCTGGGATACGATGAAGAACGCCCACAGGCACTGGCTGGCCGCCAACATGGGCGGCGAGGCCTTCCTCGGCTTCGGGGCCTTCAACACCAAGAAGATCACCAACCAGGATACCATCGACTTCCTCAAGTTCCGCCAGAACATCGCTCAGTGCAAAAACTGGGATTTGGATATGTTCGCGGAGGTGCTGGGCAAGCCCGCCAAGTAA
- a CDS encoding enoyl-CoA hydratase/isomerase family protein, whose protein sequence is MSYEHIEATFQDGLGTITLNRPPVNVLNIAMMQEINQVLDGWIGQKDLKLVLFQAKGKCFSAGVDVGEHMGDLAPRMIEAFHGMFRRMDRLGIPTVASVYGSCLGGGCELAVFCDLVIAADDSKIGQPEIQVGVFPPIAAQIMPRIIGYKAALELILSGKIIGADEALQLGLINKAVTRDKLEEETAAFVKPYLKLSAEVLRSTKKAIRAGLDDDFEPSIQRIEAIYLDELMKTADAQEGLHAFLEKRKPQWTNQ, encoded by the coding sequence ATGAGTTACGAACATATCGAAGCGACCTTCCAGGACGGGCTCGGGACCATCACGCTCAACCGGCCCCCGGTCAACGTGCTCAACATTGCCATGATGCAGGAGATCAACCAGGTCCTGGACGGCTGGATCGGGCAGAAGGACCTGAAGCTGGTCCTTTTTCAGGCAAAGGGCAAGTGCTTCTCGGCAGGTGTGGACGTAGGCGAACACATGGGCGATCTGGCCCCCCGCATGATCGAGGCCTTTCACGGGATGTTCCGCCGCATGGACCGGCTGGGGATCCCCACGGTCGCCTCGGTTTACGGATCTTGCCTGGGTGGCGGCTGCGAACTGGCGGTCTTCTGCGACCTGGTGATCGCCGCCGACGACAGCAAGATCGGACAGCCGGAAATCCAGGTCGGCGTCTTCCCTCCGATCGCGGCCCAGATCATGCCGCGGATCATCGGATACAAGGCGGCCCTGGAGCTGATTCTCTCCGGAAAAATCATCGGCGCCGATGAAGCGCTGCAGCTCGGCCTGATCAACAAGGCCGTGACCCGCGACAAACTCGAGGAGGAAACCGCCGCCTTTGTCAAACCTTACTTGAAGCTGAGCGCCGAGGTCCTGCGCAGCACGAAAAAGGCCATTCGGGCCGGCCTGGATGATGATTTCGAACCGTCCATCCAGAGGATCGAGGCCATTTACCTCGATGAACTGATGAAAACAGCCGACGCCCAGGAAGGGCTCCATGCCTTTCTCGAGAAGCGCAAACCGCAGTGGACCAATCAGTAG
- a CDS encoding cobalamin B12-binding domain-containing protein, with product MTSSKKIRVLAAKPGLDGHDRGIKVVACALMDAGMEVIYTGLRQTPAQIVEAAVQEDVDVIALSILSGAHDYHFPKVMELLREKKVDNMLVLGGGIIPKEDVSGLKACGIAEIFGPGTSTEDIVAYIRTHVRE from the coding sequence ATGACATCGTCGAAGAAGATCAGGGTTCTGGCTGCAAAGCCGGGGTTGGATGGTCATGACAGGGGGATCAAGGTGGTAGCCTGTGCGTTGATGGATGCCGGGATGGAGGTCATTTATACGGGCCTTCGCCAGACCCCGGCGCAGATCGTCGAGGCGGCCGTCCAGGAGGATGTCGACGTAATCGCCCTCAGCATCCTGTCCGGGGCGCACGACTATCACTTTCCAAAGGTGATGGAACTCCTGCGGGAGAAAAAAGTCGACAACATGCTGGTCCTGGGGGGGGGCATCATCCCGAAAGAGGACGTTTCCGGGCTGAAGGCCTGCGGGATCGCCGAAATCTTCGGGCCGGGGACCTCTACCGAAGATATCGTGGCTTACATCCGCACCCACGTGAGGGAGTAG